A window of the Nitrosococcus wardiae genome harbors these coding sequences:
- a CDS encoding EF-hand domain-containing protein codes for MVAKYKMMCHSLLLGGVLSLVLTPAFAGNPSGSEEGGAAGKEKMHKEMHKKEFQKLDKNSDGIIGKDEVEEAMKKKFKRMDTNNDGFIAQEEWQSAIREYEKEHKEEHKEQLKEHHRGAQEGSEGHQREGM; via the coding sequence ATGGTTGCGAAATACAAGATGATGTGTCATTCCCTCTTGCTTGGCGGGGTCTTATCGCTGGTTTTAACCCCAGCCTTTGCGGGAAACCCCTCTGGCAGTGAAGAAGGAGGGGCCGCAGGGAAGGAGAAGATGCATAAGGAGATGCACAAAAAGGAGTTCCAAAAGCTCGATAAAAATAGCGATGGCATCATCGGCAAGGATGAAGTTGAAGAGGCCATGAAGAAGAAATTTAAGCGCATGGACACGAATAATGACGGCTTTATAGCCCAGGAGGAGTGGCAGTCCGCTATTAGGGAATATGAAAAGGAACATAAAGAGGAACATAAAGAGCAGCTGAAAGAGCACCACCGCGGAGCACAGGAAGGCAGCGAAGGACACCAGAGAGAAGGAATGTAG
- a CDS encoding extracellular solute-binding protein, whose product MVLTGKRLIAAALIFSLATSTAAADRFIVVASATSTEDSGLFKEILPKFKQKTGITVRVVAQGTGQALDTGRRCDADVVFVHDPASEEKFVAEGHGLKRHRVMYNDFVLVGPKSDPAGVADGKNITAALKKIAKAKAAFASRGDNSGTHKAERRLWQAAKVDLENAQGPWYREMGSGMGATLNTAAQMNAYVLTDRGTWLSFKNPADLTILVEGDERLFNPYSVILVNPTKCPNVKKDLGQAFIDWLVSPQGQKAIGAYQIGGKQLFFPNAKS is encoded by the coding sequence ATGGTACTGACTGGGAAACGCCTTATCGCGGCGGCGCTGATCTTCTCGCTAGCGACCAGCACAGCGGCTGCGGACAGGTTTATTGTAGTGGCCTCTGCCACCTCCACCGAGGATTCGGGACTGTTCAAGGAAATCCTTCCCAAGTTCAAGCAGAAGACCGGCATCACTGTGCGGGTGGTGGCCCAAGGGACGGGACAGGCTCTGGACACCGGCCGGCGCTGTGACGCCGATGTGGTATTTGTCCACGATCCGGCTTCGGAAGAGAAATTCGTTGCCGAAGGCCATGGCCTCAAACGCCACAGGGTAATGTACAATGATTTCGTCTTGGTGGGGCCGAAATCCGATCCGGCCGGTGTTGCCGACGGCAAGAACATCACCGCAGCATTGAAAAAGATCGCCAAGGCTAAGGCAGCGTTTGCCTCCCGCGGTGACAACAGCGGCACCCACAAAGCGGAGCGGCGCCTGTGGCAGGCGGCCAAAGTGGACCTAGAAAACGCCCAGGGTCCCTGGTACCGGGAGATGGGCTCCGGAATGGGCGCGACACTCAACACCGCAGCACAGATGAATGCCTATGTCCTCACCGATCGGGGAACTTGGCTTTCGTTCAAAAACCCTGCGGATTTGACCATTCTGGTCGAGGGCGATGAGCGCCTATTCAATCCCTACAGCGTCATCCTGGTGAACCCAACGAAATGCCCCAACGTGAAAAAGGACCTGGGGCAGGCGTTCATCGACTGGCTGGTATCGCCCCAGGGCCAGAAGGCCATCGGCGCGTACCAGATCGGCGGTAAGCAACTTTTCTTTCCTAACGCGAAAAGCTGA
- a CDS encoding response regulator transcription factor yields MSHSHPKPITDLTQYRRSFGDTPESVSPAATLLIVSGDSGMRQALRQISESTGAPCSVYTTAEGFLADFDPTLSGCLLLDMHVPHMGGLRLQQQLQHQSSRLPLLFVSAEATVPEGVQAMQAGATDFIIQPLKCAGLVKTRLKTCLAQALQSQIEQKKKAEIAARLAQLTRREWEVMEGMIAGKLNKQMAFEWNISSKTVEIHRAQVMKKLQARNCAELINLMLSQRERLQEFPPTKDRAS; encoded by the coding sequence ATGAGTCACTCCCATCCAAAACCCATCACTGATCTCACCCAGTACCGGCGGAGCTTTGGCGATACCCCAGAATCTGTGAGCCCAGCAGCCACCCTCTTGATTGTGAGTGGCGATAGCGGGATGCGCCAGGCGCTACGCCAAATCAGTGAATCCACGGGCGCCCCCTGTTCCGTCTATACCACCGCTGAAGGGTTTTTAGCGGACTTTGATCCCACCCTCTCCGGTTGCCTGCTGCTCGATATGCACGTTCCCCACATGGGCGGCTTAAGACTGCAGCAACAGCTGCAGCACCAGAGCAGTCGGCTTCCGCTGCTCTTCGTCTCGGCAGAGGCGACGGTGCCCGAGGGCGTCCAGGCCATGCAGGCGGGGGCCACGGATTTTATTATCCAGCCCTTGAAGTGTGCGGGATTGGTCAAAACGCGTCTAAAAACCTGTCTCGCCCAAGCTCTGCAAAGCCAAATCGAACAAAAGAAAAAGGCGGAAATCGCCGCTCGGCTGGCCCAGTTAACCCGGCGTGAATGGGAAGTCATGGAAGGGATGATAGCGGGCAAACTGAACAAGCAGATGGCCTTTGAGTGGAACATTAGTTCCAAAACCGTGGAAATCCATCGGGCGCAGGTGATGAAAAAACTCCAGGCCAGAAATTGCGCCGAGCTCATTAACCTTATGCTTTCTCAGAGAGAAAGGCTTCAAGAGTTCCCCCCGACAAAAGACCGTGCCTCTTAG